One segment of Trachemys scripta elegans isolate TJP31775 chromosome 1, CAS_Tse_1.0, whole genome shotgun sequence DNA contains the following:
- the LOC117870041 gene encoding histone H1, whose product MSETAPVATPAVSAPGAKTSAKKPKKAAGGSKARKASGPSVTELITKAVSASKERKGLSLAALKKALAAGGYDVEKNNSRIKLGLKSLVSKGTLVQTKGTGASGSFKLNKKPGEIKEKVPKKKPAAKPKKPVAKKPASAAKKPKKAAAVKKSPKKAKKPAASAAKKAAKSPKKAKPAKPKKAAKSPAKAKAVKPKAAKPKAAKPKAGKAKKAAPKKK is encoded by the coding sequence ATGTCGGAAACGGCGCCTGTTGCCACTCCTGCTGTGTCCGCTCCTGGGGCAAAAACCTCTGCTAAAAAGCCGAAGAAGGCGGCAGGAGGCTCAAAAGCCCGCAAGGCTTCGGGGCCCAGCGTGACCGAGCTGATCACCAAGGCGGTGTCCGCTTCCAAGGAGCGCAAAGGGCTCTCCTTGGCCGCTCTTAAGAAGGCTTTGGCCGCCGGAGGGTACGATGTGGAGAAGAACAACAGCCGCATCAAGTTAGGACTGAAGAGCTTGGTGAGCAAGGGCACCTTGGTACAGACCAAAGGTACTGGTGCTTCTGGTTCCTTCAAACTCAACAAGAAGCCTGGCGAGATCAAGGAAAAGGTACCTAAGAAAAAGCCAGCGGCAAAGCCTAAGAAACCAGTTGCTAAGAAGCCCGCCAGCGCCGCCAAGAAACCCAAAAAAGCTGCGGCCGTGAAAAAGAGCCCGAAGAAAGCCAAGAAACCAGCGGCTTCCGCGGCTAAGAAAGCGGCCAAGAGCCCGAAAAAGGCCAAACCCGCCAAGCCTAAAAAGGCAGCTAAGAGCCCGGCTAAGGCCAAGGCCGTGAAGCCCAAGGCTGCCAAGCCCAAGGCTGCCAAACCTAAAGCAGGAAAGGCTAAGAAGGCAGCGCCCAAAAAGAAGTAA